The Caproicibacterium lactatifermentans genome contains a region encoding:
- the mreC gene encoding rod shape-determining protein MreC, producing MNRFFQSNQFRGLIVVLFLLSSLTLYTSTAGPGALGDLLNSAAMPMQKVLSTATGKAATGAETITKSKEELLAENKSLQQQVNTLNQKLTNYYTALQQNEQYKQFLGIKNQHKDYQLLSATIIARDPNSVSGSFTIDQGSTSGITKDCPVITSAGVVGWISEVSPLSAKVTTIFDTSAQFGVRDTANRDTGVFANDLKLADKGLTKMEYLATGTTVKAGDQIVTSGLAVENGFGGKFPRGLPVGTVSAVKSSPYDVSLYAEIKPYVTPGKIRDVMVITDFAGKAEAAKAASSQSSSSSLSGASK from the coding sequence GTGAACCGGTTCTTTCAGTCTAATCAATTCAGGGGCCTGATTGTTGTGCTGTTCCTGCTTTCCAGCCTGACACTGTACACCAGCACCGCTGGCCCGGGTGCACTGGGTGACCTGCTGAACAGCGCCGCCATGCCCATGCAAAAAGTGCTTTCCACCGCGACCGGCAAAGCGGCCACCGGCGCCGAAACCATCACCAAAAGCAAAGAAGAACTGCTGGCGGAAAACAAAAGCCTGCAGCAGCAGGTAAATACCCTCAATCAGAAATTGACCAACTACTATACTGCCCTGCAGCAAAACGAACAGTACAAGCAGTTCCTGGGCATTAAAAATCAGCACAAAGATTATCAGCTGTTATCGGCTACCATCATTGCGCGTGACCCGAACTCTGTTTCCGGCAGCTTTACCATTGACCAAGGCTCTACTTCCGGTATTACCAAGGACTGTCCGGTTATCACTTCGGCCGGCGTGGTCGGCTGGATAAGTGAAGTGAGTCCCCTGTCAGCTAAAGTGACGACAATTTTCGACACCAGTGCACAGTTTGGTGTGCGGGACACCGCAAATCGGGATACCGGTGTATTTGCCAATGATTTAAAGTTGGCGGATAAGGGCCTGACAAAAATGGAGTATCTGGCTACCGGAACGACCGTAAAGGCTGGGGACCAGATTGTAACCAGCGGCCTTGCGGTAGAAAACGGCTTCGGCGGCAAATTCCCGCGCGGGCTGCCGGTAGGCACGGTTTCCGCCGTAAAGAGCAGTCCCTACGATGTTTCTCTGTATGCGGAAATAAAGCCATATGTCACCCCGGGCAAAATTCGTGATGTGATGGTCATTACTGACTTTGCCGGAAAAGCGGAGGCTGCCAAGGCCGCGTCGAGCCAGAGCAGCAGTTCCTCCTTAAGCGGGGCCTCCAAATGA
- the mreD gene encoding rod shape-determining protein MreD, producing MKRGKRIRFLAYFLEILLFFILQQAPDLLPVIHYARPLLLIPTAVTIALFEPQVASTAFGLFCGLLIDAGTNGGVLGMHAIILTVICFVVSYLAHDLLQINALTAFLVCGIAAAITIILQWLLFYVSLGYADPAYALVEHYLSRFLYTIALGLPIYALNRTIALRI from the coding sequence ATGAAGCGGGGCAAGCGTATACGCTTTCTGGCGTATTTTCTGGAAATTTTGCTGTTCTTCATTTTACAGCAGGCACCGGACCTGTTGCCGGTTATTCACTACGCACGGCCGCTGCTGCTGATTCCAACTGCCGTGACCATTGCGCTGTTTGAACCGCAGGTGGCCTCCACCGCTTTCGGCCTTTTCTGCGGACTGCTCATCGACGCGGGCACAAACGGCGGCGTACTGGGTATGCACGCCATCATTTTAACGGTCATTTGTTTTGTGGTCAGCTACCTTGCGCATGACTTACTGCAAATCAATGCTCTGACCGCTTTTCTTGTCTGCGGTATTGCCGCGGCTATCACCATTATACTGCAGTGGCTGTTGTTCTACGTTTCGCTCGGTTATGCGGACCCAGCCTACGCACTGGTGGAACACTACCTGTCGCGGTTCCTGTACACCATTGCTTTGGGTCTGCCCATTTATGCGCTGAACCGCACAATTGCACTGCGCATATAA
- a CDS encoding rod shape-determining protein codes for MAKELGIDLGTANTLAYMKGKGILMREPSVVAVDVRTDAVVEVGSKAKDMIGRTPGSIVAVSPLKDGVIADFDITATMLKHFIKMAAKTGRFSRANVVVCIPSGVTEVERQAVADAIDKAGAHVLDFLPEPKAAAMGAGLPVEDPVGSMVLDIGGGTSEVAVISLGDIVAYESVRVAGNKFDDAIIQYIRKKYDLLIGQQTAEEIKKQIGSAYPTDETTNAALQVKGRSLVDGLAKNITVTAEEIREALSDSLQLIVEAVHATLEKTPPELCADIIDHGITITGGGALLHGIAPLLHQETGMPVRVAENPLDCVVTGAGKYLELHTHSRSSERPAEKPAEKPEE; via the coding sequence ATGGCGAAAGAACTCGGCATTGACCTTGGCACAGCGAACACGCTGGCATATATGAAAGGAAAAGGCATCCTCATGCGCGAGCCGTCTGTGGTGGCGGTAGATGTGCGTACAGACGCCGTGGTAGAAGTTGGCAGCAAGGCAAAGGACATGATTGGCCGTACACCTGGTTCCATCGTGGCCGTCAGCCCGCTGAAAGACGGTGTAATTGCCGATTTTGATATTACTGCAACCATGCTTAAGCATTTTATTAAAATGGCCGCAAAGACCGGCCGTTTTTCCCGGGCGAATGTCGTTGTATGCATTCCATCCGGCGTTACCGAGGTGGAACGGCAGGCTGTCGCGGACGCAATCGACAAAGCCGGCGCGCATGTGCTGGACTTTTTACCGGAACCGAAAGCGGCGGCAATGGGTGCCGGCCTGCCTGTAGAGGACCCAGTCGGTTCCATGGTACTGGATATCGGCGGTGGTACCAGCGAAGTGGCCGTCATCTCGCTGGGCGATATTGTTGCCTATGAAAGTGTAAGGGTAGCTGGAAATAAATTTGACGATGCAATTATTCAGTATATCCGCAAGAAATATGACCTGCTCATTGGCCAGCAGACCGCTGAAGAGATTAAAAAACAGATTGGTTCTGCCTATCCGACAGACGAAACGACCAATGCTGCCCTGCAGGTAAAGGGCCGCAGCTTGGTGGACGGCCTCGCCAAAAATATTACTGTCACGGCCGAAGAGATACGGGAAGCACTTTCCGATTCTCTGCAGCTGATCGTGGAGGCCGTTCACGCAACGCTGGAAAAAACGCCACCGGAGCTGTGCGCCGACATTATCGACCATGGCATTACCATTACCGGCGGCGGCGCGCTGCTGCACGGCATTGCGCCTCTTCTGCATCAGGAAACCGGTATGCCCGTGCGGGTAGCGGAAAATCCGCTGGACTGCGTCGTCACCGGCGCCGGCAAATACCTGGAGCTCCACACGCACAGCCGTTCCAGCGAGCGGCCGGCTGAAAAGCCTGCCGAAAAGCCAGAAGAATAA